The region TCACCGACATCCCACGGAGGTGAATGGATGGCGAGGCAGCAGGGGGTCACGCGTCGCGGGTTCCTCGGCAGGGCGGCAGCAGGGATGGCCATTGCCCCCCTCGTGATGAAGTCCAGCGCCTTCGGCGCCAACGACCAGTTCGCCATGGGCTTCGTGGGCATGGGCGGCCAGGGCCGCGGCGACATGGGCGGCTTCCTCGGCTTCAAGGAGCTGCGCGCCGTAGCCGTGTGCGACGTGCACGAGGCCCAACGCGAGCAGGCCCGCAGCATGGTCAACTCGCGCTATGGCAACAACGACTGCAAGTCGGTGGGCGACTTCCGCGAGATCACCCAGGACCCCAAGATTGACGCCGTCTTCTGCGCCACGCCCGACCACTGGCACGCCGTGATCACCGTGGACGCGATGAAGAACGGCAAGGACGTCTACTGCGAGAAGCCCGAGACGCTGACCATCCGCGAAGGCCGCATCATGATCGAGACCGCGCGGCGCTACGCCCGCGTCTTCTCGGGCGGCAGCCAGCGCGTGTGGGAGGACTACAATTGGTACCATCGCGTCATGTGGGGGGGCGCCGCGGGCAAGCTCCAGGAGGTCTACGTCAACATCGGCGGCCCCTCGGGCGACTGCTATCTGCCGGCCGAGCCCGTGCCGCCGGGCATGGACTGGGATATGTGGCTCGGCCCCGCGCCCTGGCGCCCCTATAACAAGGGGCTGCATCCCTTCACCTGGCGCGGCTACCGCGACTACTCGGGCGGCAACATGACCGACTGGGGCGCGCACCACATCGGCGGCGCGCTCTTCGCCGCGCAGCTTCACGACCAGCCGCTCCCCGTCGAGATCATCCCGCCCGACGGCAAGGAGTACAAGCAGCTCACCTTCAAGTACGGCAGCGGGGTGCGGCTGTACCTGGGCGGCGCGTGGGACGGCCCGCTGGGCTTCAAGGGCACCCTCGGCGAGGTGCCCGAGCGCGGCAAGCCGCGCATCCCGCCGCCCCCCACGCCCATCCAGGGCTACCGCGGCCGCGGCGGCATCTTCGGCGACTTCGTCCACTGCGTCCTCACCCGCCAGCGCCCCTTCCGCGACATCGAGATCGCCCATCGCGCCGTGGCCACCTGCCACCTCGCCAACATCGCCTTCTGGCTCAAGCGCCCCCTGAAGTTCGACCCCGACAAGGAGCAGTTCGTCGGCGACGAGGCGGCCAACCGCTGGGTGGACCGCCCGAAGCGCCAGCCCTGGACCCTGTGAACCCGGACCGCGACGCGGAGAGGCCACGATGCTGGACGAGAACGTGCGCCTCGCCCTCCGCGAGGACGTCGCCCACCAATCCCTCGGCGAGGGCCAGGACACGGTGGTGCTGTCCCTGCGATCCGGCTACCTCTACACCTGCAACGAGACGGCGGAGCGGTTTCTGCGCGCCCTGGACGGCCGCCGCACCCTTGGGCAGGCGGTGGACCTCCTGGAGGCCGAGTACGACGTGCCGCGCGCCACGCTGGCCGCCGACCTGACGGCCCTGGCCGAGGAACTGCTGGCGGAGGGCCTCGTCGTGGTCGTGGGGGAGGGGGCTTAGGTGCGGCGGCTCGCCCTGCGCGCGCACATCTGGTGGACCGCCTGCCTCATCCCCGTGCTCGACCGGCTGCTGCCCCTCCGGGGCGTGCTCTGGGTGCTCACGCCCGCGCGGTGGTGGCATCCCTACCGGGGAATGGCGCCGGAGGCCATCGGCGGCCTCGTGCGGCGGCGCCTCGCGCATCCCCGCCAGATGAAGCGCCGGGCCTGCCTGCGCGAGGGCCTCCTCCTCTTCCACTTCCTGTGCCTGGCCGGGCTCGAACCCGTGCTGCACTTCGCCGTCTTCCCCGCCGAGGCCCCGCCGCGGCCGATGCACGCCCATTGCTGGGTGACGCTGGGCGATGTGGCCTGCTCGGCCCCTGCCCAGCCGCCGTGCGCCGAGATGATGCGCCACTCGCGCGCCACGGGCACCACCCTCGTGGCGAACCCCTCTTGACGCACCCTGCCCCGCGAGTCTGGAAAATCAGGCACGCGCTGGCCATGCTGTATCACTTCCTCTCCCACGGGGGTGATACAGCATGCACGGGGACCCGATGCGCCCCAAGAGCGCGCTGCCGACGGCCTCCGCCGATTCCTGCATGTGTGCGGGCCGGAATCGTAGGTGGCTGCGGGAGCTCCGAAGGAGCGAAATGGGAGAACCAGGGCAACGCCCTTACCCTTGCCCACATGTTCTCGAGAGCCTGCTTCAGCCCCCGAAGAGGGCGTTTGGGCTACGGCCCGGTCGCCCGCGTTCGCGGGCTGCAAGGCCCTCACGTGTGGGAGAAGATGAGGGCGTTGCCCTGGGCTATCCCATGCGAGCCCCTCAGGCTCCAGAGAGAACCAGCCTGCCGACAACTCCGGCCCACACCCCTCCTGCATTTTGATGCTTGACTCTTCCATGCGGATTTGCTAGCCTTCAGGAGCACGGTGTGATGGGCCGGTCCCAGATCCCTGGAGGTGCGCATGGGAGTCAAGAAAGAATATCGGGCGCCGAAACTCCGGCGACGTGAGCGGCTGGCCAAAGTCGCCGAGGGCGGAAGCGTCACGATCATCACCGCGCGGACCGCGCCCGGGAAGTGAGCGCGACGGGAGGAACCGCCAGGAGACCCACCCTGTGCCAAAGAAGAGGCGCTACACCAAGCCGCGGCTCACGCGCCGCGACGCGCTGAGCCGAGTGACCAAAGGCGGCCCGAGTGTCATCACCGCGCGCACCTGAGGGTGCCTTCCAGAGGAGATGTGGATGGCTCGCAAGAAGCGCTATGTCCGGCCCGCACTCACACGACGCGAGAAACTGGCCAAGGTCGCCGAGTCCCAGCAGCCGGTGATCACCGGCCGCATTGGGTAGTGCACAGGACGGCTCTTGCCGAGTTCGAGTCCAGCGGCCTGGCCGAACCCCCAAGTGCAGTTCCTTCATGGCGAGGGCGAGTTGCTCCTCAAATTCAATCTGCATGGGGTGCGCCTGCGAGCGAGAGTGGACACGCCGTCGCTCGCCGCACGCTTGCGCGAGGCGGTGGGCCCCTTCGAGGTGGATGACGACGCCGCGCCCGACTTCGTCCTGACTATTCAGCACGCGCAGGAGCCGTTCGCCGACGTCGCCCCAGAGGGCATGCAGGAGCACTGGCGCGGAACGCTCCCCGACGGGCCGCCCGTGGTGTGCTACCGCGGCGCGTCGGAGCGCGAGGTGCTGCTGCCCGGCCTGGCCCGCCTGCGGCTGACCGAGCGCGGCGGCGACATCCGCGCCGTCCCCGGCGCCGACGGGTGGCTCAACCTCGGCTGCCTCCTGCCCGCCCTGTGCGAGTTCCTGGCCCGCCGCGGGCACTACGTTGTCCACGCCGCCACGCTGTGCACGCACGTGGCCGGCGCGCCCCGCGCGCTGGTGGTGGGCGGCCCGAGCGGCGTCGGCAAGACGACCACGGCCCTGGCCCTGGCCCACGCGGGGATGCAGTTGCTCACCGACGACGCCACTTTTCTCACCCTGCCCGGTCCCGGCTTCGACGCCTTCCGCGTGTGGGGCCTGCCGCGCCCATGCAAGGTCCACCGCCGAACCGTGGAGTTGATGCCCTGGCTGCGCCCGCTGTGCGACGGCGCGGAGCCTGTGGCGGATGAGTACCTGGTCGGGTGGGCCGCGCTGGCCGGCCCCGGCGTCCCCGGGCTGGCCGAGCCGGCCGCCGTGCTCCTGCTCGAGCCGCGAAACCCCCAGGCGCACCGCCTGCGCCCGCTCGACAGGGTGGAAGCCGTCGCCCGCCTGATCAACGAGAACGTGCGGGCCGGCGACCCGCGCGCCGAGGGGCCGGCCGGGGGCGCCTTCCGCGCCCTGGCCGCCCTGGCCGCGCGAGTGCCCGTGTGCGCCTTGAGCGTGGGGCCCGAGCTCGAGTCGCTCGCCCCAGTGGTCCGCCCTCTTCTGGCCCCCTCGCGGTGATGCCATGATGGGCGCTGCCTTCGATGCCTGCTTCCTCGCCCTCGCCGACCCGGCGCCCGGCAAGCCCGTGCCAGGCCTGCCGGCGCGACTCGACCCCGAGCGCCTGGTGGACCTGGCGGACCGGCACGGCGTGCTGCCGGCGGTGGCGCGGGGCCTGCGCCTCCTCGAGGCCGCCGAGCCGGCCGTCGCGGCGGCGTTGGCTCTGGCCGAGGAGCGCCTCCTGCGTGGCGTGGCCTTCGCCCTCCGCCTCCGGATGCAACTCGCGGCGATTGCCGCGGCCCTTGCCGAGGCCGGCGTGCCCGCCCTGGTGCTCAAGGGGCCGGAGTTTGCCGATCGCCTCTACGCGGAGCCCGCGCTCCGCCCGTTCACCGACCTCGACTTCCTGCTGCCGCGCGAGGCCCTGGGCGCCGCAGGCGCCGTGCTCGAGGGGCTGGCCTATCGCCGCTGCCCCGAACCGCCGAGCAAGTACCCCGGCGCCTACGGCGAGGAGATGTGGGTGCTGGACGAGGCGGGGACCGGCGCCGTGGAACTGCACTGGGACCTCGTGAACTCGCCGGCGCTGCGGCGCCGGTGCTCGGTGGGCTTCGGGGACCTGGCTCTCGCGCCCCCGGGGGCCGGCGCGCTGCCGCGGGCCACGCCAGCCAGCCTGCTGCTCATCGCCGCCGTGCACGCGGCCATGAGCCATCGCTTCGACCGGCTCCAGCCGCTGGCCGACGTGTGCCAGGCGGCCCGCGGCGCGGCCGGGCCGGTGGACGCCGCCTGGCTCGCCGAGGCGGCCTCGCGCACCGGCAGCGCCCTGGCGCTCGGCGCCGCATTGCGGCTGGCCGAGGCGCTCTTCCGCGAGCCGGCCTGCTCGGAACTGCTCGCGCGCACGCCGGGGCTGTCGCAGGCCGAGAGGCGAGGCCGCTGGCTTCTGACGCCGCGCGCCGTGCTGCACTCGAAGTCGCCCGCGGCCCGGGCGCGCCGCCAACTGTTTCGGGAGCTGTTGAAACGCCGATGAACGTGCTGCTCCTCCAGCCCACCGCCCCGCGCAGCCACTGGCCCCGCGGCTCATTCCGCTCGCTCTATGTGCCCACGGGCCTCGCCTACCTGGCCGCGGCGCTCCGACGCGCCGGCCACAACGTGCGCATCCACCTGCGCGAGGAGGAGCTCATCAAGGCCCGGCTCGACTGGGCCGCGGCCGACGCGCGCCTGCGGGCGCTGCTCGACGAGTTCCGCCCGGAAGCCGTGGGCATCTCGGCCACGACCCCGTTCCTGCCCGAGGCCGCGGCCCTCGCCCGCCTGGCCAAGGAGGCGTGCGGCGGGCGCACGCTCGTCATCATCGGCGGCCCGCACGCCACGGCCCTGCCCGAGCGCACCCTGGCCGAGTGCCCCGAGCTGGATGTCGCCGTGATCGGCGAGGGCGAACGCACGCTGGCGGAACTGCTCGAGCGCGGCCCGCGGGACGACGTGGCGGGCATCTGCTTCCGGCGGAATGGCGGCGTCGTGCGCACCGCCCGGCGCGCGGGCGAGGGCGACCTCGATGCGCTCGGCCCGGTGCCCTACGATCTGTTCGACATGGACCACTACACGCAGCGGAGCCGCTGGCTCACGCGCTGGCTGCCGCTGCGGGTGACCAACGTGCGCACCAGCCGGGGCTGCCCCAACGCCTGCCGCTTCTGCGCCGGCCACCTGGTCAACGGCCTCGGCGTGCGCTTCCATTCGGTCGGCTACGTGGTCGAGCAGATGCGGCTCGTCGTCGAGCGCTTCGGCGTCGAATCCGTGCACTTCGAGGACGACACGATGGGGGCCTCGCGGCCCCGCCTGCTGGAGCTTTGCGAGGCCATCCGCCAGGCCGGCCTGCACCGCAAGGCGCACTGGGACGCGCGCCTGCGGGTGGACCAGCCGGACCCCGAGCTGCTGCGCGAGATGAAGGCGGCCGGCTGCCTCCAGGTGGAGTACGGCTTCGAGAGCGGCTCCGACGCGATGCTGCGCGGCCTGGGCAAGAACGCCACGCTCGAGCTGAACCTGCGCGCCGCGCGCCTCACCCACGAGGCTGGCCTGCGCATCTACGCCAACATCATGGTGGGCCTGCCGGGCGAGACCGAGGCCGACCTGCGCGCCACCCTGCGCTTCGTGCGCCGGACGCGGCCCGAGGTGCTCTCGTTCGCACGCCTCTACCCGCTGCCGGGCACGGCGATCTACAACGCCCTGTCGGACGCGGAGCGCGCGAAGCTGCCGTGGGCGGCCTACACGTACCTGGAGGACGCGAGCCTGCCCGTCAACGTCACGGCCATTCCCAGCGAGCGCTTCGCCCGCCTCTACCGGGAGATTGACAAGTACTGGCTGCGGCCCGCCCTCGCCTGGCAGCTCTATCGCGACACCCCGCGGGAGGGCGTTGCGGAACGGCGCGATCTGCGGCGGCGGGTGCTCCGCTTCTGCACGCTTCACCCACTGCGCGCGCTGCGCGTGCCGTGGTGACGGGCGGACGGCGACAGCTCGCCTGGGCAACGACGCGAGGGGCGTTACGTCGGGCGGGAGCGGGTGAAGCCGTGGTGGCCGAGGTGGCGGCCCGTGCTCCAGTACTGGCCGAGGATGTAGCAGAGCGGGTTGAGGCTGGTGATGGCGATGTTGCCGTCGGGGTCCAGGCACGCCTCGTCCACGTGCTGGGCGATCACCTTGCCGCGAAGGAGGTCGTGGTCGCCGGAGGGGAGGATGTCGAGGAGCTTGCACTCGAGGTTGACGGGGCACTCGGCGATGAGGGGGGCCTTGATTCTGGCGGCGGGCACCGGGGTGAGGCCGGCGTAGGCGAACTTGTCGCCCACCTTGCGGCCGGTGGCGCTGCCGCAGCGGTCCACGACCTCGACGAGTTCGGCGGTGGGGAAGTTGACGGCGAACTCGCCGGACTCCTTGATGAGCTTGTAGGAGTAGCGGGAGGGCACGACGGCCAGGCCCACGATGACCGGCTTGCTGATGGAGAGGTTGAAGCACTCGCCGAGCACGATGATGTTGGGCGTGCCGTCGGCGGCCACGCTGGTGACGAGCGCGGCGGGCGTGGGGTACACGGGGCGGAAGATGCTCTTGAGCAGCACTTTGGCCATCGGCGGTCCCTTCCTTGCCTATCCGGTCCACTTGACGCTGAGGCTGGCTTCGCCCTCGAAGGCGAGGCGCTGGCCGTTGACGGCGGCCTCGCCCCTGCCGTGGGCGACCAGGCGCCAGGGGCTGGGGGCGGGCCATCGGCCCTGGGGGGCGATGCGGTAGCGGCCCTCGCCTTGCCGGAGGAGCACGCCCTCGCTGAGGAGCCAGTAGTCCTTCGTCGCGGCCAGCGAGGTGAAGCCGCGATACCGGTCGGCCTCCTTCTCCATCTCTTCGATCGAGTCGAAGTAGCCGATGAGGTAGGCGGCGGCGAAGCTGTCGCCGGCCTTGACGGGGAGGCGGCCGAACTCCTGGATGAAGCAGATGTAGCCGCGCTGGTGGCACCAGGCTTCGGAGACGATGGCGGGGTCGAGGGTGATGCCGGCGAGCCAGGGCCTGCCCTCGCCCTTGACCTTGCGGGCGCGGATCATGCGAGAGGGGAGGGGATGGGTGCCCCGCTGGTACAGGTGCTTGCCGTCGGGCGGAAAGTCCTCGAAGAAGTCGCTGGCGGGGATGCGGCCCTCGTAGCTGAGGTAGACCTCGTCGAAGGTGTCGCCCCGTTTGTGCTGGAGGTGGCCGGGGAGGTCGGTGCGGAGGAAGACCTCGCGGAAGTCGTTCACGCTCTCCACCCGGTCGCACGAGAGGAAGTAGCGGCGGCCCATGGGGAAGACGAGCGTCTGTTCCCAGAGCGAGCCGGGCTTGTAGCCGGGCGCGGCCTGGGTCCAGCGCCACCACTGGCGCACGGCCACGAAGTCGGGGCCGACGACGAACTCGCTGTCGAGGTGCTTGGCCTGGGTGCAGATCTGGGGGAGTTCGAGGTAGTGCTTGGCGATCTTGCCGTGGTAGAGGTTGTTGTGCTCGTAGGCCACGCCGCCCTCGGCGCCCGGCCCCATGAGGAAGTCAATGATGTCGAGTCCGAAGCTGGCGTCGCGCGCGCCGGTCCTCTTGTCCACGAGCGTGTTGGCTTTCACGCCGCTGACGTAGCCGTTCGGCCACACCTCGGCGGCGAGGCAATCGGTCTCGATCAGGATGCGCTCGTCCTGTCCGCGCATGGCCACGGGCAACTTGGCTTCGGGCATCGCGTCCTCCTTCCCCGTTGATGCGGGCATTCTACCACGGGAGCGCGGCCCGTTCAAGAAGGCATGCTGCCTTGGGTGTGGGCCGGAATTGCGGGCAGGGTGGTTTTCTCTGGAGCCTGAAGGGCTCGCATGGGATAGCCCAGGGCAACGCCCTCATCTTCTCCCACACGTCAGGGCCTTGCAGCCCGTGAACGCGGGCGACCGGGCCGGAGCCCAGGGCGACCGGGCCGGAGCCCAGGGCGACCGGGCCGGAGCCCAGGGCGACCGAAGGGAGCCCTGGGACGGACGTCCCCGCCCGTCCAAGCCCCCGAAGGGGGCGTTTCACGCTTTGAATCGCCCCCTTCGGGGGCTCCCCCCAATGGGCCGCCTCTCCCCAGGGCTCCCTGCGGTCGCCCTGGGCTACCCTCAAACGCCCCCTTCGGGGGCTAGACCCCGACCCCCGGAAGATGTGGGCGAAGAGCAGGCAATGCCCTGGGTTGAGTGGGGTCCACGGGTCCAGCCCTGAAGGGGCGAGATTGAGGCTCTCTATTCTGCTCTTTTCAGGGCTGCCACGGGGCGGTCTGGTTCCCAGGGCGTTGCCCTGGGCTACCCCTTTCGCTCCTTCGGAGCTCCCGCAGCCACCTACAATTCCGGCCCACACCCTGCTGCCTTTGATTTGCAGCTCCCGGTGGGCCATAATGGCCCCGTGGGCGCGACCTCAGGCAACCTGTGCGGGAGACGGAGGACCAAGCTATGCGGCATCGGACGCGATGGGCGGTGGGCGCGTGGGTGTTGGCGATGGGCCTGGCTGCGACGATCGAGGCGGGCGCTCCCGCCGCGGCCCCGCCGGCTCAGGAGGGCGCGATCCGGATCACGGGCAAGGTGGGCGGCCTGGATGTGGACCTCACGATCACGGGCCTCACGATCAGCGGCATCGGGGCCGCCCCCGCCCCGAGCCAGGCGCCCGCCGCTCCCGCCGCGGGGGCCAAGGCCGCGTTGCTCGCCATCTCGAAGGGCTCGATGCCCAACGACACCAACGGCGACCCTCAGGTGGCCCTCGACGACCAGGCCGAGCTGGGCGGCGTGTGCCTGAAGGTGACGTTCCGCCCGGATGCCTCGTTCGGCATGTCGCGCGCGGGGCTGAAAGACTGGCGCGGCTACGCCACGCTGAAGTTCGCCGCGCTCAACCCGGGCAAGGAGCCGCTCACCGTCGGGTTCACCATCAAGCACGAAGGCTCGAAGTCCTTCGACAAGCGGGTGGACAAGGAGATCGTCCTCGCCCCCGGCAGGAACGAGGTCGCGATCCCCCTCACGGGCATTGCCAACAACGACGGCTCG is a window of Planctomycetota bacterium DNA encoding:
- a CDS encoding Gfo/Idh/MocA family oxidoreductase, producing the protein MARQQGVTRRGFLGRAAAGMAIAPLVMKSSAFGANDQFAMGFVGMGGQGRGDMGGFLGFKELRAVAVCDVHEAQREQARSMVNSRYGNNDCKSVGDFREITQDPKIDAVFCATPDHWHAVITVDAMKNGKDVYCEKPETLTIREGRIMIETARRYARVFSGGSQRVWEDYNWYHRVMWGGAAGKLQEVYVNIGGPSGDCYLPAEPVPPGMDWDMWLGPAPWRPYNKGLHPFTWRGYRDYSGGNMTDWGAHHIGGALFAAQLHDQPLPVEIIPPDGKEYKQLTFKYGSGVRLYLGGAWDGPLGFKGTLGEVPERGKPRIPPPPTPIQGYRGRGGIFGDFVHCVLTRQRPFRDIEIAHRAVATCHLANIAFWLKRPLKFDPDKEQFVGDEAANRWVDRPKRQPWTL
- a CDS encoding radical SAM protein gives rise to the protein MNVLLLQPTAPRSHWPRGSFRSLYVPTGLAYLAAALRRAGHNVRIHLREEELIKARLDWAAADARLRALLDEFRPEAVGISATTPFLPEAAALARLAKEACGGRTLVIIGGPHATALPERTLAECPELDVAVIGEGERTLAELLERGPRDDVAGICFRRNGGVVRTARRAGEGDLDALGPVPYDLFDMDHYTQRSRWLTRWLPLRVTNVRTSRGCPNACRFCAGHLVNGLGVRFHSVGYVVEQMRLVVERFGVESVHFEDDTMGASRPRLLELCEAIRQAGLHRKAHWDARLRVDQPDPELLREMKAAGCLQVEYGFESGSDAMLRGLGKNATLELNLRAARLTHEAGLRIYANIMVGLPGETEADLRATLRFVRRTRPEVLSFARLYPLPGTAIYNALSDAERAKLPWAAYTYLEDASLPVNVTAIPSERFARLYREIDKYWLRPALAWQLYRDTPREGVAERRDLRRRVLRFCTLHPLRALRVPW
- a CDS encoding PqqD family protein, whose translation is MLDENVRLALREDVAHQSLGEGQDTVVLSLRSGYLYTCNETAERFLRALDGRRTLGQAVDLLEAEYDVPRATLAADLTALAEELLAEGLVVVVGEGA
- a CDS encoding flavin reductase family protein translates to MAKVLLKSIFRPVYPTPAALVTSVAADGTPNIIVLGECFNLSISKPVIVGLAVVPSRYSYKLIKESGEFAVNFPTAELVEVVDRCGSATGRKVGDKFAYAGLTPVPAARIKAPLIAECPVNLECKLLDILPSGDHDLLRGKVIAQHVDEACLDPDGNIAITSLNPLCYILGQYWSTGRHLGHHGFTRSRPT
- a CDS encoding nucleotidyltransferase family protein, which codes for MGAAFDACFLALADPAPGKPVPGLPARLDPERLVDLADRHGVLPAVARGLRLLEAAEPAVAAALALAEERLLRGVAFALRLRMQLAAIAAALAEAGVPALVLKGPEFADRLYAEPALRPFTDLDFLLPREALGAAGAVLEGLAYRRCPEPPSKYPGAYGEEMWVLDEAGTGAVELHWDLVNSPALRRRCSVGFGDLALAPPGAGALPRATPASLLLIAAVHAAMSHRFDRLQPLADVCQAARGAAGPVDAAWLAEAASRTGSALALGAALRLAEALFREPACSELLARTPGLSQAERRGRWLLTPRAVLHSKSPAARARRQLFRELLKRR
- a CDS encoding lasso peptide biosynthesis protein — encoded protein: MRRLALRAHIWWTACLIPVLDRLLPLRGVLWVLTPARWWHPYRGMAPEAIGGLVRRRLAHPRQMKRRACLREGLLLFHFLCLAGLEPVLHFAVFPAEAPPRPMHAHCWVTLGDVACSAPAQPPCAEMMRHSRATGTTLVANPS